The following nucleotide sequence is from Sphingomonas panacisoli.
TCGCCGCATCGCCACCGAACGCGCCGCCATTGGGCAGCGGCTGGTTCGGCGCGGCCGGCGCCGCCGGCGCCGCGCGGTTGATCGAGGTATCGACCGTCGTCGCGTGACGCGTCGCTGCCAAGAAGGCGAGCACGATCGACAGGATCACGAACGCCGTCGCCAGGATCGCGGTCGAGCGCGTCAGGAAGTCCGCCGCGCCGCGTGCCGACATCAGGCCCGCCGGGCTGCCGCCGCCGGTCAGTCCGCCGCCCTCCGATCGCTGCATCAGGATGACCGTGACGAGCGCGAGCGCGACCAGGAAGTGAACGACGAGCAGAAAGCTGAACAGCATGGAAGAATGAGCGCCTGAAATTGCGAAAGCGGGCACATAGGCGAGCCGGCCCCCGCGATCAACCTGTCCACGAATAGTGGTTCAAACGGAAGGTTTACGCGACATTTCGTATCAAGACTGAAACCAACCAGCGTTGGCGCACGTTGTTACGGCACCGATCCCGCCCCTTTTTCCCCGAGCAGTCGATGAGTGAGGCCATGAATATCGCCGCTACTTTCACCGCCCCGCCGCTAACGCGGTGGATGAACACCTTGGTCGATTATGTCCGGTCGGGGGAGCCGGACCTGACTAACCGCCAGATGGCCCTGTTGATGGTCGTGTATCTGAGTCCCGGACCGCATACAGTCCGCGGATTGGCGCGCGCGCTCAATGTGTCTAAGCCCGTCGTGACGCGTGCCTTGAACAGGCTGGGCGGCCTCGGCTATCTGCGCCGCCAGCGCGACGATACCGACAAGCGTAACATCTTCATCGCGCGGACGACCGAAGGGGCTGATTTTCTTGAAGAGTTCGGACAATTTGTGGGAGAAAGCGACGCACCCCGCGCCCGTCGCGCCACCGCGTAGGAGCTTCGCACTAACCGGCCATTCGGTCGCGATCGATCCGCGCCACAATGCCGTTCGCCCCGATCTCGCCGATATCCGACTGGCCGAATACGTCTTCGCCCCGCATTATGCCGCACCGATGCCCTGCACGGTGACGCGAACCGCCATCCTGCACGCTGAGTCGTCGTCCGATTCCGAGACGCTGGCCGAATTGCAGCCCGGCGAGATATTCGAATGCCTCGAAGTGCTGCGCGAAGTGGCCTGGGGTGTTTCGCCCGACCGGCGGCTGGCCGGCTATGTCGACCGGGACGCGCTGGACCAGATCAAGTGACCATCGGCGTTTTCATCGATGGCGGCCATGGCACGACCGGGCTGGAGATCGCCGACCGGCTCGACGGACGCGATGATATCGCGCTGATTGTGCTCGACGATGCTCACCGCAAGGATGACGCGGCGCGGCGCGCGGCGCTGAACGACGCCGATTTCGTCATCCTGTGCTTGCCCGACGATGCGTCGCGGGACGCGGTGGGCATGATCTCGTCTGCGAAGACGCGCGTGATCGATGCGTCGAGCGCGCACCGCGTTGCCGACGGCTGGACCTATGGCTTTGCCGAACTCGAAGCGGACCAACAGGCGGTAATCGCCGCAGCACCGCGCGTTACCAACCCCGGCTGCTATCCGACCGGTTTCCTCGCGCTGGTCCGGCCGCTGGTACGCGCTGGGCTCATCCCGACGAGCTGGCCGCTCAGCGTGAACGCGCTGTCGGGCTATTCGGGCGGCGGCAAGGCGATGATCGCCGAGTTCGAGGGCGGCGAGTCCCCCACTCGCGCTCGCGCGTACGGCCTCGATCTCGCGCACAAGCATATCGCCGAGATGCGCCGGCATGCCGGGATCGATCATCTACCGATCTTCCAGCCGGGCGTCGCCGACACCTATCGCGGGATGATCGTGGAGGTACCGTTGCCGCTCCACGCGCTGCCCGGAAAGCCGACGCTCGCGCAGGTCGAAGCTGTTCTTACGGACGCCTATAAAGGCTCGCCGCTCGTCCGCATCGCGTCCGGCGATGTGAAATTCGTCCGGATCGAGGACGATGCGGGAACCGATCGCCTTACCTTGCGCGTTTGCGGCAACGATGCGACCGGCCAGGCCCGGCTGATCGCGACGCTCGACAATCTCGGCAAGGGTGCGGCGGGCGCGGCGGTACAGAATCTCAACATCATGGCCGGGTTCGATGCGACCGTCGGCCTGACGCTCTAAGGAAAGGTCCAGAATGCCCGGAACGCGCCAGCCGCTCGACAAATTGCTGCTGTTCGGCGCGACCGGCGATCTGGCGCAGCGCATGCTGCTGCCGTCGCTCTACGGGCTCGACGAGGACGGGCTGCTTCCCGCCGACATGACGATCACCGGCGCGGCGCGCAGCGAGATGAGCGACGACGCCTTCCGCAAGTTCGCGAAGGAGGCGCTCGACAAGTTCCTGCCCGCGGATCGCAAGGAAAAGGATAAGATCGCGTCCTTCCTGAAGCGGCTGAACTACCAGACGCTCGACGTCACGAAGATGGACCACTTCACGCGGATTTCCGACGAGCTCGGCGATACGTCGAAGGGTATGGCGATCTTCCTCTCGACCGCGCCAAGCCTGTTCGAACCGACCATCAAGGGCCTCGACAAGGCCGGGTTCACGCACGGCAATGTTCGGATCGGGCTCGAGAAACCGCTGGGCTACGATCTGGCCTCCAGCCGCGAGATCAACGACGCCGTCGCCTCGGTCTTTCCCGAAGACCGGATCTATCGGTTCGACCATTATCTGGGCAAGGAGACGGTCCAGAACATCCTGGCGCTGCGCTTCGGCAATTCGTTCTTCGAGCCGGTGTGGAACGCGCAAGGGATCGACAACGTCCAGATCACGATCGCCGAAACGGTCGGTTTGGAGGAGCGCGCCGGTTACTATGACGGTGCGGGCGCTTTGCGCGACATGGTCACCAACCATATGCTGCAATTGCTCGCGCTGATCGCGATGGAGCCGCCCGCGCGCTACGACAAGGACGCGATCCGCGACGAAAAGGCCAAGGTTTTCCGTTGCCTGCGCCAGATCGCGCCCGAGGACGTGCCGCACAACACCGTCACCGGCCAATACGGACCCGGCGCCGTTGATGGGCAGATCGTCAAGGGCTATCTCGACGAACTCGGCAAGCCGTCGGTTACCGAGACGTTCGTCGCAATCAAGGCGAATATCGACAATTGGCGCTGGCAGGGCGTGCCCTTCTATCTGCGCACCGGCAAGCGCATGGCCGTCCGCCGCAGCGAAATTGCTATCCAGTTCAAACCGGTCCCGCATTCGATGTTCGCGGGCCGCGGCGGACTGCTTCAGCCGAACGTGCTGACCATCCGACTGCAGCCCGAAGAATATATCCAGATGCTGATCATGGCGAAGGAGCCAGGCCTGGACCGCGACGGCGTGCACCTGCGCGAAGTACCGCTCAACCTCAGCCTCGACGCCGAATTCGCCGGTACGCGCCGCCGCATTGCTTACGAGCGCTTGCTGCTCGACTTGATCGAGGGCGACCAGACGCTGTTCGTGCGCCGCGATGAGGTCGAGGCACAATGGGCCTGGACCGACGCGATCCGCGCCGGCTGGGCCGCGAACGATATGAAGCCCAAGTCCTATGCGTCGGGCAGCTGGGGTCCCTCCACCTCGATCGCGCTGACCGAGCGCGACGGCGTGACCTGGCAAGACGACTAGCCAAATCCCGTCATCCCCGCGAAAGCGGGGATCTCGAGCGATGGCGCGGTAGAGGCGTGAGATCCCAGCGTTCGCTGGGATGACGATAGGAAGTTAGCATGGCCGTGAACGAAGAAATCGAATGGTGGGACTATGAGGATGCCGAGGAGATGGCCGAGGCCGTCGCCGGCGACATCCAGTTCATCATCGAAAGCGCGATCGACGCGCGCGGGGCCGCGGTCGTCGCGCTCGCCGGGGGCAAGACCCCCCTGCCCATCTACGCGATCCTGAGCGAGGCCAAGCTCGACTGGAAGCGCGTGACGATCATCCCGGGCGACGAGCGCATCGTGCCGCTGGGCGACCCGCTTTCGAATGTGACGGCGCTGGCCAAGACGTTCCTGCCCAAGGGCGCGCGCGTGATGCCGATCGTCCCGACCGCGACCGCGGATTACAAGGCGGCCGGGCGTTCGGCGGATGCGCTGATGCAGGATCTGCACTGGCCGCTCGACCTGTGCCTGCTCGGCGTCGGTGGCGACGGACATACCGCCTCGATCTTTCCCGGCCCCGATTTCGATGAGGCGCTGAACGGCCCCAAGGAGCGCCGCGCGCTGGGTGTCATGCCCGATCCGCTGCCCCCCGAAGCGCCGGTGGCGCGCGTCACGCTCAGTCGCGCCGCAATCGTTTCGTCGGCGTCGGTGATGATCGCGGTGACCGGCGCTGCGAAGAAGAAGGTCATCGAGGACGCGATCAGCCAGGGGGCGGGATCGACTTACCCGATCGGGCGCGTGCTGGCCGATACCGAGCTGCCGGTCGATATCCACTGGGCGCCCTGATCGCGTCGCATACGTATTAAGTCGTCACCCCGGCCTTGTGCCGGGGTCCGCCGTGCCGCAAAGCGGCCGGAAATGAGGGAAAGACGATGAACCCCGCCGTTTCCGCCGTCACCGACCGCATCATCGAACGCTCGCGCGAGCGCCGCTCCGCGTACCTCGACCTGATCGCACGCGAACGCGATGCCGGGCTCAAGCGCCCGATGCTTGGCTGCGCCAACTTGGCGCACGGCTATGCCGGGACCGAGGAGGACCGCGACGCCATGAAGGCCGATCGCGGCATGAATATCGGCATCGTCACCTCGTACAACGACATGCTGTCGGCGCACGCGGTCTATTACCGCTACCCCGAACAGATGAAGGTCTGGGCCCGCGAGGCCGGCGCGACGGCACAAGTCGCGGGCGGCGTGCCCGCGATGTGCGACGGCGTGACGCAGGGCTATCCGGGCATGGAACTGTCGCTGTTCAGCCGCGACACGATCGCGCTGAGCACGGCGATCGCGCTGAGCCACGGCATGTTCGAGGGCGCGGCGTTGCTTGGCATTTGCGACAAGATCGTACCCGGATTGCTCATGGGAGCGCTCCGTTTCGGTCATTTACCGATGATTCTCGTTCCGGGCGGCCCGATGCGCACCGGCCTTGCCAACAAGGCCAAGGCCGCGGTGCGCGAAGCGTTCGCCGAAGGAAAAGTCGGCCGAGATGAACTACTTGATGCCGAAATCGGTGCCTATCACTCCAAGGGCACGTGCACCTTCTACGGCACCGCCAACACCAACCAAATGATGATGGAAGTGATGGGTCTCCACATCCCCGGCGCGGCGTTCGCAAATCCTGGGACGAAGCTGCGCCAGGAACTGACGCGCGCCGCGACGCATCGGCTGGCAGCGATTGGGTGGGAAGGCGACGATTACCGACCGCTCGGGCGGTGCGTGGACGAGAAGGCGATCGTCAACGCCGCGGTCGGCCTGCTCGCGACGGGCGGATCGACCAACCACCTGATCCACCTCCCGGCCATCGCCCGCGCGGCGGGGATCACGATCGACTGGGAGGATTTCGACGCACTCAGCCGCGCGGTGCCGCTTGTCGCGCGCGTCTATCCCAACGGATCGGCCGATGTGAACGGCTTCGAGGATGCCGGCGGCATGCCATTCGTGATCCGCGAACTGCTCGGCGCGGGGTTGCTGCACGGCGATATTATGACCGTCGCTGGCGAATTCGCGGACTATGGCAAGCGGCCGGTGGTCGAGGGAGATGGCCTGCGCTGGGAGGACCCCGGCGCGAGCGGCGACGAGACCATCCTGCGCCCCGCATCCGACCCCTTCTCGCCCGAAGGCGGTTTCCGCATCCTCGCCGGCAATCTCGGCCGCGCGTGCATCAAGGTGTCGGCGGTCGATCCCGAACGCTGGGTGATCGAAGCGCCCGCGCGGGTGTTCGACGACCAGGCCGACGTCCAGGCCGCGTTCAAGGCGGGCGACCTCGACCGCGACGTCGTGGTCGTGGTGCGCTTCCAGGGCCCCCGTGCCAACGGCATGCCCGAACTCCACAAGCTGACTCCCCCACTCGGCGTGCTGCAGAACAAGGGGTTCAAGGTCGCCTTAGTGACCGACGGCCGGATGTCCGGTGCGTCGGGAAAGGTGCCGGCGGCTATCCATTGCTCGCCCGAAGTGTTGGGCGGTGGACCGCTAGGCAAGGTCCGCGACGGCGATGTTGTCCGGCTAGATGCGGTTGCCGGCACGCTCGAAGCGCTGGTCGATGCCGCCGAATGGGAAGCTCGGGAACTGGCCCAAGCTCCGCCGCCGGCAGAAGGCATGGGCCGCGAACTGTTCGGCCTGTTCCGCGGCGCGGCGGACGAAGCGGAACTGGGCGCATCGGCAATCTTTGCGGGAGCAAGTATGTAATGGAAGTCGTCGCGGTCGATATCGGGGGTACGCATGCCCGCTTCGCCATCGCCGACGTAGCGAACGGCAAGGTCGTGTCGCTGGGCGAGGAAATCACCCAGAAGACCGCAGAGCACGCGTCGCTTCAGACCGCATGGCAGGATTTCGGCGAGCGGATCGGGCGGCCTTTGCCCAAGGCAGCGGCCATCGCGGTCGCCTCCCCGGTTGGTGGCGACGTCATCAAGCTGACCAACAATCCGTGGATCATCCGCCCCGCCCTTATCCCCGAACGGCTCGGCGCCGACACCTACGTCATCGTCAATGATTTCGGCGCAATCGCGCATGCCGTGGCACAATTGCCCGACGAGGATTTCCTCCACATTTGCGGCCCCGACAAACCGCTGACCCGCGCCGGCGTCACGTCGATCTGCGGTCCCGGAACCGGGCTCGGCGTTGCGGGCGTGCTTCACGCGAGCGACGGCTATCACGTGCTGCCGACCGAGGGCGGCCATGTCGATTTCGCCCCGCTCGACGCGTTCGAGGATGCGATGCTCACGCGCTTGCGCAAGACCTTTACCCGCGTGTCCGCCGAACGTGTTTGCGCGGGGCCGGCGATCGTCGCGATTTACGAGACGCTGGCGGAGATCGAGAACAAGCCCGTCCGCCATCTCGACGACAAGGCGATCTGGGGAATGGCATTCGAAGGGTCGGACAGCCTCGCGATCGCTGCGCTCGACCGCTTCGTGCTTGCGCTTGGCGCTTTCGCCGGCGACCTAGCGCTGAGCCAAGGCGCGAAGGACGTCGTGATCGCCGGTGGGCTCGGTCTCAAGCTGAAAGATCATTTCGCCCGTTCGGGCTTCGCCGAACGCTTCACCGCCAAGGGGCGCTTCCAGCAGATGATGGCCGGCATCCCGGTCAAGCTCATCACCCATCCCCAGCCCGGCCTCTACGGTGCCGCGGCCGCCTTCGCGCAGGAACACGCTCAATGAACGATATCGCTTCCATCATGCGCGCCGCGCCGGTCATCCCGGTAATCGTGATCGAGGATCTGGCGACCGCAAGGCCGCTCGCCGAGGCGCTGGTCGCCGGCGGCCTGCCCGCGCTCGAAGTGACGATGCGCACGCCGGTCGCGCTGGACGCGATCCGCGCGATGAAGCAAGTCCCCGGCGCGATCGTCGGCGCGGGTACGGTGGTGAACACCGAGCAGTTCGAGCAAGTGATGGATGCCGGGGTCGAGTTCATCGTCTCGCCCGGTCTGACCGAGCGCCTCGCCGAACCGATCATCGCGAGCGGCGTGCCGTATTTGCCCGGCATCGCCAATTCGGCCGACATCATGCGCGGGCTCGATCTCGGCCTGACCCATTTCAAGTTCTTTCCCGCCGAAGCGAATGGCGGATTGAAGGCACTCAAAAGCCTCGCCGCCCCGTTCTATCAGTGCAAGTTCTGCCCGACCGGCGGCGTTAGCGAAGCGAACGCGCCCGAATGGCTCGCCTTCGATCCGGTGCTGTGCGTCGGGGGAAGCTGGGTCTGCAGCGGCACGCCCGCCGAGGTGGAGGCGAAAGCGCGCGCCGCTGCCGCGCTGGGCCGCTAACTACATCTCGCCGCGCGCGCGGCGGATGGCATACCATTTCTGCACGTTTGCGTTGTGCTGTTCCAGCGTGTCGGCGAACACGCTGGCGCCGGTGCCGTCCGCCACGAAATAGAGTGCATTGGAGTCCGCCGGATCGAGCACAGCGTCGATCGACGCCCGACCCGGATTGGCGATCGCGGTCTTGGGCAACCCGGTCATCGTGTAGGTGTTGTAATCGTTCTTCGCGTTCTTTTCGGACAACAGGATGCGACGACCGAGCGCCTTCCCGTAGGTGATGGGATAGATGATCGTCGGATCGGCCTGGAGCATCATCCCGCGCTTCAGGCGGTTCGAATAGACCGCCGCGACCATCCGCCGCTCGCTCGCCACAGCGGTTTCCTTTTCGACGATAGAGGCGAGGACGATCGCTTCCTGCGGCGTATGGACGATCAGTCCCGGCTTGCGCTTGGCCCAGGCCTTGGCGAGATAATCGGTCATCGCCTTCTGCATGTGCGCCACGACCGACGCCCGCGTATCACCACGCTGATAGCTGTAGCTGTCGGGAAGCAGCGACCCTTCCGCCGGCCGCGGGATCTCGCCGCTCAGCTCGGGCGCCGCCATGATGCGTTCCTGCGCCATGATCGACGGCATGCCTTCGGGGATCGTCACGAAGCGCTGAAGGGTCTTGCCGCCTTGCAGAACCTTGAGGATATCGGCTTGGCTGAGGTGCGCCGGAATGCCGAACTCGCCCGCCTTGATCCCTTCACCGCCGCCCAGAACCTTGGCGAACAGCACGAAACGGTTCGCCGAACGGATCGCGCCCGCGGCCTCGAGCTGCTTGGCCGCCTCGCTCAGGCCGGTGCCGGGCTTGATCGTCACGCTCAGGTTCTTGGGCGCGGGACCTGCTCCGCCCCAATCGTGGATCGCCCATGCAGCGAAGGCGATCAGGACGAGGATCGTCAGACAACCAAGCCGGCGCATCGTCGAACCCTCAGATCGCCTTCATGACCAGGCTGGCGTTGGTGCCGCCGAAGCCGAAGCTGTTGTTGAGCACCGCCTTCACCTCGCGCTTCTTCGCGACGAGAGGGACGA
It contains:
- the secG gene encoding preprotein translocase subunit SecG; amino-acid sequence: MFSFLLVVHFLVALALVTVILMQRSEGGGLTGGGSPAGLMSARGAADFLTRSTAILATAFVILSIVLAFLAATRHATTVDTSINRAAPAAPAAPNQPLPNGGAFGGDAANAAAGVGGNANLSFPGVTNSAAPAGNTTAPKK
- a CDS encoding MarR family transcriptional regulator encodes the protein MNTLVDYVRSGEPDLTNRQMALLMVVYLSPGPHTVRGLARALNVSKPVVTRALNRLGGLGYLRRQRDDTDKRNIFIARTTEGADFLEEFGQFVGESDAPRARRATA
- a CDS encoding SH3 domain-containing protein; this translates as MKSSDNLWEKATHPAPVAPPRRSFALTGHSVAIDPRHNAVRPDLADIRLAEYVFAPHYAAPMPCTVTRTAILHAESSSDSETLAELQPGEIFECLEVLREVAWGVSPDRRLAGYVDRDALDQIK
- the argC gene encoding N-acetyl-gamma-glutamyl-phosphate reductase, with the translated sequence MTIGVFIDGGHGTTGLEIADRLDGRDDIALIVLDDAHRKDDAARRAALNDADFVILCLPDDASRDAVGMISSAKTRVIDASSAHRVADGWTYGFAELEADQQAVIAAAPRVTNPGCYPTGFLALVRPLVRAGLIPTSWPLSVNALSGYSGGGKAMIAEFEGGESPTRARAYGLDLAHKHIAEMRRHAGIDHLPIFQPGVADTYRGMIVEVPLPLHALPGKPTLAQVEAVLTDAYKGSPLVRIASGDVKFVRIEDDAGTDRLTLRVCGNDATGQARLIATLDNLGKGAAGAAVQNLNIMAGFDATVGLTL
- the zwf gene encoding glucose-6-phosphate dehydrogenase; amino-acid sequence: MPGTRQPLDKLLLFGATGDLAQRMLLPSLYGLDEDGLLPADMTITGAARSEMSDDAFRKFAKEALDKFLPADRKEKDKIASFLKRLNYQTLDVTKMDHFTRISDELGDTSKGMAIFLSTAPSLFEPTIKGLDKAGFTHGNVRIGLEKPLGYDLASSREINDAVASVFPEDRIYRFDHYLGKETVQNILALRFGNSFFEPVWNAQGIDNVQITIAETVGLEERAGYYDGAGALRDMVTNHMLQLLALIAMEPPARYDKDAIRDEKAKVFRCLRQIAPEDVPHNTVTGQYGPGAVDGQIVKGYLDELGKPSVTETFVAIKANIDNWRWQGVPFYLRTGKRMAVRRSEIAIQFKPVPHSMFAGRGGLLQPNVLTIRLQPEEYIQMLIMAKEPGLDRDGVHLREVPLNLSLDAEFAGTRRRIAYERLLLDLIEGDQTLFVRRDEVEAQWAWTDAIRAGWAANDMKPKSYASGSWGPSTSIALTERDGVTWQDD
- the pgl gene encoding 6-phosphogluconolactonase codes for the protein MAVNEEIEWWDYEDAEEMAEAVAGDIQFIIESAIDARGAAVVALAGGKTPLPIYAILSEAKLDWKRVTIIPGDERIVPLGDPLSNVTALAKTFLPKGARVMPIVPTATADYKAAGRSADALMQDLHWPLDLCLLGVGGDGHTASIFPGPDFDEALNGPKERRALGVMPDPLPPEAPVARVTLSRAAIVSSASVMIAVTGAAKKKVIEDAISQGAGSTYPIGRVLADTELPVDIHWAP
- the edd gene encoding phosphogluconate dehydratase, translating into MNPAVSAVTDRIIERSRERRSAYLDLIARERDAGLKRPMLGCANLAHGYAGTEEDRDAMKADRGMNIGIVTSYNDMLSAHAVYYRYPEQMKVWAREAGATAQVAGGVPAMCDGVTQGYPGMELSLFSRDTIALSTAIALSHGMFEGAALLGICDKIVPGLLMGALRFGHLPMILVPGGPMRTGLANKAKAAVREAFAEGKVGRDELLDAEIGAYHSKGTCTFYGTANTNQMMMEVMGLHIPGAAFANPGTKLRQELTRAATHRLAAIGWEGDDYRPLGRCVDEKAIVNAAVGLLATGGSTNHLIHLPAIARAAGITIDWEDFDALSRAVPLVARVYPNGSADVNGFEDAGGMPFVIRELLGAGLLHGDIMTVAGEFADYGKRPVVEGDGLRWEDPGASGDETILRPASDPFSPEGGFRILAGNLGRACIKVSAVDPERWVIEAPARVFDDQADVQAAFKAGDLDRDVVVVVRFQGPRANGMPELHKLTPPLGVLQNKGFKVALVTDGRMSGASGKVPAAIHCSPEVLGGGPLGKVRDGDVVRLDAVAGTLEALVDAAEWEARELAQAPPPAEGMGRELFGLFRGAADEAELGASAIFAGASM
- the glk gene encoding glucokinase yields the protein MEVVAVDIGGTHARFAIADVANGKVVSLGEEITQKTAEHASLQTAWQDFGERIGRPLPKAAAIAVASPVGGDVIKLTNNPWIIRPALIPERLGADTYVIVNDFGAIAHAVAQLPDEDFLHICGPDKPLTRAGVTSICGPGTGLGVAGVLHASDGYHVLPTEGGHVDFAPLDAFEDAMLTRLRKTFTRVSAERVCAGPAIVAIYETLAEIENKPVRHLDDKAIWGMAFEGSDSLAIAALDRFVLALGAFAGDLALSQGAKDVVIAGGLGLKLKDHFARSGFAERFTAKGRFQQMMAGIPVKLITHPQPGLYGAAAAFAQEHAQ
- the eda gene encoding bifunctional 4-hydroxy-2-oxoglutarate aldolase/2-dehydro-3-deoxy-phosphogluconate aldolase — its product is MNDIASIMRAAPVIPVIVIEDLATARPLAEALVAGGLPALEVTMRTPVALDAIRAMKQVPGAIVGAGTVVNTEQFEQVMDAGVEFIVSPGLTERLAEPIIASGVPYLPGIANSADIMRGLDLGLTHFKFFPAEANGGLKALKSLAAPFYQCKFCPTGGVSEANAPEWLAFDPVLCVGGSWVCSGTPAEVEAKARAAAALGR
- the mltG gene encoding endolytic transglycosylase MltG yields the protein MRRLGCLTILVLIAFAAWAIHDWGGAGPAPKNLSVTIKPGTGLSEAAKQLEAAGAIRSANRFVLFAKVLGGGEGIKAGEFGIPAHLSQADILKVLQGGKTLQRFVTIPEGMPSIMAQERIMAAPELSGEIPRPAEGSLLPDSYSYQRGDTRASVVAHMQKAMTDYLAKAWAKRKPGLIVHTPQEAIVLASIVEKETAVASERRMVAAVYSNRLKRGMMLQADPTIIYPITYGKALGRRILLSEKNAKNDYNTYTMTGLPKTAIANPGRASIDAVLDPADSNALYFVADGTGASVFADTLEQHNANVQKWYAIRRARGEM